One part of the Eucalyptus grandis isolate ANBG69807.140 chromosome 10, ASM1654582v1, whole genome shotgun sequence genome encodes these proteins:
- the LOC104421719 gene encoding diphosphomevalonate decarboxylase MVD2, peroxisomal has translation MAGEWILTLTAQTPTNIAVIKYWGKRDESLILPVNDSISVTLDPGHLCTTTTVAVSPAFEQDRMWLNGKEISLSGDRFQSCLREIRARATDVENKEKGIKISKKDWEKLHLHISSFNNFPTAAGLASSAAGLACLVFALGKLMNVQEDHSQLSAIARQGSGSACRSLYGGFVKWIMGKEENGSDSLAVQLADEKHWDELVIIIAVVSSRQKETSSTSGMRESVETSLLLQHRAKEVVPKRILKMEEAIQNRDFASFAALACADSNQFHAVCLDTSPPIFYMNDTSHRIINCVEKWNRSEEAPQVAYTFDAGPNAVLIARNRKAASLLIQRLLYYFPPNPETDMNSYVLGDKSILKDAGIQGIDDVEALPPPPEIKDKIPAQKNRGEVSYFICTRPGRGPVVLSDESQALIDPKTGLPK, from the exons ATGGCGGGCGAATGGATACTGACGTTGACCGCGCAGACGCCGACGAACATCGCGGTGATCAAGTACTGGGGGAAGCGGGACGAGTCCCTCATCTTGCCCGTGAACGACAGCATCAGCGTGACCCTGGATCCCGGGCACCTctgcaccaccaccaccgtcgCCGTCAGCCCCGCCTTCGAGCAGGACCGCATGTGGCTCAATGGCAAG GAGATATCTCTTTCTGGAGATAGATTTCAGAGTTGTTTGAGAGAAATTCGAGCCCGTGCTACTGACGTTGAGAATAAGGAAAAaggaattaaaatttcaaagaaagattgggAGAAACTGCACCTCCACATTTCTTCCTTTAACAATTTCCCCACTGCTGCTGGTTTAGCTTCCTCAGCTGCAGGCTTGGCCTGTTTAG TGTTTGCTCTTGGAAAGTTAATGAATGTTCAAGAAGATCACAGTCAACTTTCTGCTATTGCTAG GCAAGGTTCAGGTAGTGCTTGTCGCAGCTTATATGGTGGATTCGTAAAGTGGATAATGGGAAAA GAGGAAAATGGAAGCGACAGCCTTGCTGTTCAGCTAGCAGATGAAAAACACTGGGATGAACTTGTTATTATCATTGCTGTG GTAAGTTCGCGGCAAAAGGAAACAAGTAGCACCTCAGGAATGCGTGAAAGTGTTGAAACAAGTTTGCTTTTGCAACATAGAGCGAAg GAGGTGGTGCCCAAGCGGATTCTAAAGATGGAAGAAGCCATTCAGAATCGCGACTTTGCATCTTTTGCAGCACTAGCCTGTGCTGACAGTAATCAGTTCCATGCAGTGTGCCTCGATACATCTCCTCCAATTTTCTACATGAATGACACATCCCACAG GATAATTAACTGTGTTGAGAAATGGAATCGCTCAGAAGAAGCGCCTCAG GTTGCATACACTTTTGATGCGGGGCCAAATGCAGTTCTTATCGCACGCAATAGAAAGGCAGCTTCACTGTTGATTCAGCGACTGCTATACTACTTCCCTCCCAACCCAGAAACCGACATGAACAG TTATGTTCTTGGTGACAAGTCAATCCTGAAAGATGCTGGAATCCAAGGGATAGATGATGTAGAAGCTTTGCCACCACCTCCGGAGATCAAGGATAAGATTCCCGCCCAGAAGAACAGAGGTGAAGTTAGTTACTTCATCTGCACAAGACCTGGGAGGGGTCCGGTTGTGCTCTCAGATGAGAGTCAGGCTCTTATTGACCCTAAAACGGGGTTGCCCAAATAA